From the Prunus dulcis chromosome 4, ALMONDv2, whole genome shotgun sequence genome, one window contains:
- the LOC117624319 gene encoding MACPF domain-containing protein At4g24290-like, whose translation MSSRTSSKKAAAEAAEAAIQSIGLGYDLTVDLKLKYCKRQQSAVGVGVDCRLIAIDDDQVREIAIPGAGGLCIPNVPKSIKCDKGERMRFGSDVLSFQQMSEQFNQELTLSGKIPTGHFNTAFEFTGGWQKDAANTKTLAFDGISITLYSVALEKSQVALRDHIKQAVPSSWDPAALARFIDKYGTHVIVGVKMGGKDMIYAKQQHSSPLQPAEVQKKLKDMADKMYIDGAGQSSVNSEKFYERDKLVKERGRAIMDTIPSSSYSCVEVQDIKFMCKRKGGSLYKNLPYNEWCHTVQIEPDVISMSLVPITSLLSGIHGSGFLSHAINLYLRYKPPIEELHQFLEFQLPRQWAPVFGELALGPQRKQQSSASLQFSFMGPKLYVNTTPVDVGKKPVTGLRLYLEGKRSNCLAIHLQHLSSLPKTFLLQDEVNGNISHLSSDRRYYEKVQWKSFSHVCTAPVEANDDFSVVTGAHFEVGDSGLKKVLFLRLLFSKVTGATNVRQAEWDGSPGLAQKSGLISTLISTRFSNAQKPPPRPSDVNINSAVYPGGPPVPTQTPKLLRFVDTTEMTRGPQDSPGYWVVSGARLMAEKGKISLRVKYSLLTMILPDEEEMPDNY comes from the exons atgagTAGTCGAACGAGCTCGAAGAAAGCAGCGGCGGAGGCGGCGGAGGCAGCGATACAGTCGATAGGGTTGGGATACGATCTGACGGTGGACTTGAAACTCAAGTACTGCAAGAGGCAGCAGTCAGcggttggggttggggttgaCTGTCGCTTGATCGCCATCGACGACGACCAAGTTCGTGAAATTGCAATTCCAGGCGCCGGTGGGCTTTGCATACCCAATGTCCCCAAATCCATCAAATGCGACAAAGGCGAGCGCATGAGGTTTGGCTCTGATGTTCTCTCCTTTCAACAG ATGTCAGAGCAATTCAACCAGGAATTGACTCTGTCTGGTAAAATACCAACTGGGCATTTCAATACTGCATTTGAGTTTACAGGAGGATGGCAGAAGGACGCTGCCAACACCAAAACACTTGCTTTTGATGGAATCTCCATCACACTCTACAGCGTTGCTCTTGAAAAATCCCAGGTTGCCTTGCGTGACCATATCAAACAAGCTGTCCCCTCATCTTGGGATCCTGCAGCACTCGCAAG GTTTATTGACAAGTACGGTACACATGTCATAGTCGGGGTGAAAATGGGCGGAAAGGATATGATATATGCCAAGCAGCAGCACTCATCACCTCTCCAACCTGCTGAGGtacagaaaaaattgaaggacATGGCAGATAAGATGTACATAGATGGAGCTGGTCAGTCTAGTGTGAATTCTGAAAAATTCTACGAGAGAGACAAG TTGGTCAAGGAGCGCGGGCGAGCTATCATGGACACAATTCCTTCCAGTTCGTACTCATGTGTAGAG GTGCAGGATATTAAATTCATGTGCAAGAGGAAGGGTGgaagcttgtataaaaatcTACCCTACAATGAGTGGTGTCACACAGTTCAGATTGAACCTGATGTGATCTCAATGTCATTGGTTCCTATTACATCGTTACTGAGTGGGATTCATGGGAGCGGATTTTTAAGTCATGCCATTAATCTCTATCTTCGTT ATAAGCCGCCAATTGAAGAACTGCATCAATTTTTGGAGTTTCAACTTCCAAGGCAATGGGCACCGGTGTTTGGTGAGCTTGCGCTTGGTCCTCAGAGGAAGCAGCAAAGTAGTGCATCTTTACAGTTCAGCTTCATGGGTCCTAAGCTTTATGTTAATACAACTCCG GTTGATGTGGGTAAGAAGCCAGTGACTGGTCTCCGATTGTATTTGGAGGGAAAAAGAAGTAACTGCTTAGCAATCCACTTGCAGCATCTTTCTTCGCTGCCAAAGACCTTCCTACTCCAGGATGAAGTGAATGGCAATATTTCTCATCTTTCATCTGACCGGAGATATTACGAAAAGGTTCAATGGAAGAGCTTCTCTCATGTATGTACAGCTCCTGTGGAGGCTAATGATGATTTCTCTGTTGTCACTGGGGCTCACTTTGAAGTTGGAGACTCTGGCCTGAagaaagttttatttttacgGCTTCTCTTTTCTAAAGTTACTGGTGCAACTAATGTTAGACAAGCTGAGTGGGATGGTTCCCCTGGCTTGGCACAGAAATCTGGATTAATTTCGACCCTTATCAGCACACGTTTCTCGAATGCTCAGAAACCACCTCCTCGGCCTTCTGATGTGAACATAAACTCCGCTGTGTATCCCGGGGGCCCTCCAGTGCCCACACAGACACCTAAACTTTTGAGGTTTGTTGACACAACAGAAATGACTAGAGGACCACAGGATTCACCTGGGTATTGGGTTGTGTCGGGGGCAAGGCTTATGGCTGAGAAGGGTAAAATATCTCTACGAGTCAAGTATTCTCTCTTGACCATGATTTTACCTGATGAAGAAGAGATGCCAGATAATTATTGA
- the LOC117625648 gene encoding putative disease resistance RPP13-like protein 1, producing the protein MALIGEALISASVQVLCDKITSALFVDLFWHKKLDKPLLMKLNNTLLTLNVVLDDAEDKQIVNPAVRKWLDELKHVVFDAADLLDEIDTEALRRKLEGEDQTHKLTNKVWNFLPSSRNHFYQSMNVKIQELLQRLESFVQQKSALGLREGAGRQVSQKTPTTPLVLEPCVYGRDEVKEKLSKVLLSDNASKDDVSFLTIVGMGGVGKTTLARMLYNDDNVKGHFTLKAWACVSDYNDCIKITKTLLEAVTSKPCNTENLNLLQEDLREQLRGRKFLFVLDDLWNENNQDLNYVRVLFITLGTRGSKVIITTRNKNIASVMQNVPIQYLEPLSPEDCWLLLSKHAFGNEKCSAHPNLERIGKQIALKCRGLPLAAQTLGGLLRCNIDSEEWNRILNSSIWELQFETSDIIPALALSYHYLPAQLKLCFVYCSIFPKDYEFEKEYTIQLWMAEGLIPQVENANKMEEMAQNYFDELSSRSLLQKSNKSGFTMHDLINDLAMFMSRGFCLRLEERESLKVERVRHLSYARGELDVAPKFKPLYGAKSLRTFLPTSLDPY; encoded by the coding sequence aTGGCTTTGATAGGAGAGGCTCTTATCTCTGCTTCCGTCCAGGTGTTGTGCGACAAAATTACTTCAGCCCTGTTTGTCGACTTATTTTGGCACAAGAAACTTGACAAACCACTCCTCATGAAACTGAACAACACATTGTTGACCTTgaatgtagtgcttgatgatgcAGAGGACAAGCAAATTGTAAACCCTGCTGTGAGAAAGTGGCTTGACGAGCTCAAACATGTTGTCTTTGATGCGGCGGACTTACTGGATGAGATTGACACCGAAGCTTTGCGACGCAAGCTCGAAGGTGAAGATCAAACCCACAAATTAACCAATAAGGTGTGGAACTTCCTCCCTTCTTCTCGTAATCATTTTTATCAAAGTATGAATGTTAAGATACAAGAGTTGTTACAAAGATTAGAGAGCTTTGTACAACAGAAAAGTGCTCTGGGTCTTAGAGAAGGTGCTGGGAGGCAGGTTTCACAAAAAACTCCAACAACCCCCTTGGTTCTTGAACCTTGTGTATATGGTAGAGATGAAGTCAAAGAAAAATTATCCAAAGTGTTGCTATCTGATAATGCAAGCAAAGATGATGTGTCTTTCCTCACCATTGTTGGAATGGGCGGGGTTGGCAAGACAACCCTTGCTCGAATGCTTTACAATGACGATAATGTGAAAGGGCATTTTACACTTAAAGCTTGGGCTTGTGTTTCAGACTACAATGATTGTATTAAAATTACTAAAACTCTTCTTGAGGCAGTCACTTCAAAGCCTTGTAACAcggaaaatttgaatttgctTCAAGAAGATCTAAGGGAGCAACTGAGAGGAAGGAAATTCTTATTTGTGTTGGATGACCTATGGAATGAGAATAATCAGGATTTGAACTACGTTAGAGTTCTTTTTATTACTTTAGGAACAAGGGGAAGTAAAGTCATCATAACAACACGGAACAAAAATATAGCATCTGTCATGCAAAATGTTCCTATTcaatatttggaaccactgtCACCGGAGGATTGCTGGTTATTACTTTCAAAACATGCATTTGGAAATGAAAAGTGTAGTGCACATCCAAACTTGGAACGCATTGGAAAGCAAATTGCACTCAAGTGCAGAGGGTTGCCTTTAGCTGCACAAACACTTGGGGGTTTGTTACGTTGTAATATAGATTCCGAGGAGTGGAATAGAATCCTAAATAGCAGTATTTGGGAGCTACAATTTGAAACAAGTGACATTATTCCGGCTCTAGCATTGAGTTACCATTATCTCCCCGCTCAGTTAAAACTGTGCTTTGTttattgttcaatttttccaaAGGATTATGAGTTTGAAAAGgaatatactattcaattatGGATGGCAGAAGGTTTAATTCCACAAGTTGAGAATGCAAATAAAATGGAAGAGATGGCTCAAAATTACTTTGATGAGCTATCATCACGTTCGCTACTTCAAAAGTCAAACAAATCTGGTTTCACAATGCATGACCTCATTAATGACTTGGCTATGTTCATGTCTAGGGGATTTTGCCTTCGACTGGAAGAGAGGGAATCACTTAAAGTTGAAAGAGTTCGTCATTTGTCATATGCTAGGGGAGAATTAGACGTTGCTCCTAAATTTAAGCCATTATATGGGGCTAAGAGTTTGCGGACCTTCCTTCCTACCTCTTTAGATCCATATTGA
- the LOC117625649 gene encoding putative disease resistance protein At3g14460: MKHKKDLKELEFSWGAEDADDSRKEKDVLDKLQPCVNLEKLTIRFYGGTNFPNWLGDSSFSNIQVMHLSDCSYCWSLPPVGRLPALKELCIERMKFVKTIGIEFYGRNGAYLTQPFQSLEKLEFREMPEWEEWVPSGGEYGPDFPCLQKLILNECPKLRESLPCELPCLKKLTVSECEVFHDGRATTTTTNSLNYKSLEELKISGGCQTLLSLLKTKLLSQLAIRNVVDVQCLPNYNRLQLLTLKNCPTLSSFPKDGLPTTLTSLTIDHCRSLEFLPHEMLPKLTSLHYLRIQNSCNSMRSFPLGSFPKLRTLHIWDCEYLESCSLIEEEGAVENLSHLNYLSFYKCPKMVCFPEGDLPTPNLSHFEVGECENLKSLPEHLHTLTALRSLSIWSLPNLESFAEDGRLPPNLRYFSIGNCKRLRASSVGEYWGLQALVSLEQFEIIGSDHVLETLLKEQLLPTTLHTLRIHSLSTLKSLDRKGLGHLTSLQNLYITDCNNLQCLPKEGLPPSLSYLCINYCPTLEKRYKNKTGQDWAKISHIPCIEIGKEVII; the protein is encoded by the coding sequence ATGAAGCACAAGAAAGATCTCAAGGAGTTAGAGTTTTCATGGGGTGCAGAGGATGCTGATGATTCCCGAAAGGAGAAAGATGTACTCGACAAGCTCCAGCCTTGTGTGAATTTGGAGAAATTAACCATTAGATTCTATGGTGGAACCAATTTTCCGAATTGGTTAGGAGACTCATCTTTTTCTAACATACAAGTTATGCATCTCAGTGACTGTAGTTATTGTTGGTCGCTCCCACCAGTTGGGCGACTACCAGCACTCAAAGAGCTCTGTATAGAAAGAATGAAGTTTGTGAAGACGATTGGCATTGAATTCTATGGCAGAAATGGAGCTTATCTGACTCAGCCATTTCAATCTCTGGAGAAGCTGGAGTTTAGGGAGATGCCAGAGTGGGAGGAATGGGTACCAAGTGGAGGTGAATATGGTCCAGACTTTCCTTGTCTCCAGAAGCTAATTCTAAACGAGTGTCCGAAGCTGAGAGAAAGTTTGCCTTGTGAGCTGCCTTGCTTGAAGAAGCTTACGGTGTCTGAGTGTGAGGTTTTCCATGATGGAAGGGCCACTACCACAACTACCAATAGTCTTAACTATAAATCTCTTGAAGAATTGAAAATAAGTGGTGGATGCCAAACCCTGTTATCATTATTAAAGACAAAGCTCCTATCCCAACTTGCGATTCGAAATGTTGTTGACGTACAGTGCCTGCCCAACTACAATCGTCTTCAACTTTTGACTCTGAAGAATTGTCCAACACTGTCGTCATTCCCTAAAGATGGCCTACCCACTACATTGACATCACTTACTATAGACCATTGTAGGAGCTTAGAATTCCTACCTCATGAGATGTTGCCCAAATTAACCTCGCTTCACTATTTGAGGATACAAAATAGCTGTAATTCAATGAGGTCCTTCCCGTTGGGCAGTTTTCCCAAATTGAGGACGCTTCACATTTGGGATTGTGAGTATCTGGAATCCTGTTCCttgattgaagaagaaggagctgTTGAGAATCTCAGCCATCTCAATTACTTGAGTTTCTATAAATGTCCAAAAATGGTGTGTTTTCCCGAGGGAGATTTGCCCACTCCCAACCTGAGTCACTTTGAAGTCGGTGAATGCGAGAATTTGAAGTCCTTGCCCGAACACCTTCACACCCTCACAGCCCTTCGATCTTTGTCGATATGGAGTCTTCCGAATCTGGAGTCATTTGCAGAAGATGGGCGTTTGCCTCCCAACCTCCGATATTTTAGCATTGGGAATTGTAAGAGACTGAGGGCTTCATCAGTGGGAGAGTACTGGGGTTTGCAAGCACTTGTCTCCCTTGAACAATTTGAAATCATTGGAAGTGACCATGTCTTGGAGACATTGCTCAAGGAACAGCTGCTCCCTACCACTCTTCACACTCTCCGCATCCATTCTCTATCAACTCTAAAATCTTTGGACAGAAAGGGTCTTGGACACCTCACTTCTCTTCAAAATCTATACATTACTGACTGTAACAATCTCCAATGCCTGCCAAAAGAGGGTTTGCCGCCATCTCTTTCTTATCTGTGTATCAACTATTGTCCTACCCTGGAGAAAAGGTATAAGAATAAGACTGGACAAGATTGGGCCAAGATATCTCACATTCCTTGCATCGAGATAGGCAAAGAAGTGATCATATAA